TACGCAGGTTTGAGAGTAAAAGGTAGCAGAGAAAATCTAGCAAAAATTAGTCCATGAGAAAAAAGAGTCTTGGTCTGTTCATTGCAATTGATTTATAACAGGTAGGAGCTGGTAATTATAATCCTTGGGAGTGTCTCATGAGAGTGTATGTAGACATAGATTCATGTGAAGGTTGTGGGATGTGTGTGAGCTTGTGTGAGGAAGTGTTTTGCCTCGCTCCGGATGGAAGAGCAGGCTCAAAGATGTTTAATGTACCACAGGATTCTGAAGGAGACTGTTTTCTGGCGGTACAATTTTGCCCCAGACATTGCATCAGAATAAGAGATATTCGTAAGTCAAAGGGCAACGGAATTCAAAATTTTGAACTCTAACCCTGGTTTGTAGGCCTTCTTGTGAGCGCAGGATCTATCTTTAGTGACTTCTTAATCATTAAATACCGGTAGGTTTAGAAAGAATGGCTCGAAAAAGAGGGTTTAACAGTAGCGGGGATGAATTTTCTCCCGAAAGCTATGGCAGAGAAGAAATGCTGTATTCAGCTGGTCGAAGAGATACTGCGCAGTTTAAGGTGGGCCAACGCTGGGTCAGTGAAATGGAACCTGAATTGGGGCTTGGAAAGATTACTTCCACCCAAAGCAGATTTGTTGAGATCTCCTTTCACGGGGGAGCAGATAAGCGTCGTTACTCTAAGGAAAATGCTCCTCTTTTGAGGGTGCAATTTGGACCTAACTCACACATTGAGCTCAAGAATGGTAAAAAGCTTCTGGTTTTAAAAACAGAAGAAAAAGACCAGGAGCTTTTCTATACTACAAAAGAGGGCGTCGTTGCAGAATCTGAACTTAGTGATTCCATGAGGGCCGCCGGGCCATTGGACCGATTAATGGCGGGTGAATTTGATCCGCTCTCTGCTTTTACCCTTCGCTATGACGCTCAAAAGCTTAAAAGCGTAATCGAGAATTCAAACGCGCTTGGCTTTACCGGGCCAAGAATTCAACTTATCCCACATCAGCTATATATCGCTCAGCAAGTGGCAGCCAGGTACAAACGGAGGGTTCTTTTAGCTGATGAGGTGGGGCTTGGCAAAACTATTGAGGCCTGCCTTATTCTTCACCGACTTATTCTCACTGCCAAGGTAAACAGAGTATTGATTACTGTACCAAATGCTCTTGTTCACCTTTGGTTTGTTGAGCTGTTGAGAAAATTCAATCTGACATTTAAAATCTTTGATGAGCAATATTTAAACGGCATAGAGGATAAAGAGTGTAATCCGTTTCTTACAGAGCAGTTTGTACTTTGTACTACAGACTTACTTGTGAAAAATACCATTGCTGCTCAGCAGGCTTTGAATGCAAAATGGGATCTTCTGGTGGTGGATGAAGTTCATCACGCAAGAGAGGGAAGTGACTTTTTCAGACTCCTTGAAAAGCTGACCCTTACTGTTTCCGATGTTTTATTTCTTAGCGCGACACCTGAGCATTATGGAAACAGAGAACATTTCGCCAGATTGCAACTGCTCGACAGTGCCAGGTATGGTGAGTATGATACTTTCCTTAAAGAGATGAAATTTCACTCACAAATAGCCGCCGTCACCGGTAAAATTCTGGATGGTAACGAACTCACTGAAGAGGAGGTCGAATTTTTGACCACCTTATCAGCCTCTCATAAAACAATCAGTGCAGAAGAAATAAGAACAGCAAGCAGTGCTAAAGAAACTACCAGAGATGAGATGGTTGCAACACTGCTTGACCTTTTTGGTGTGGGGCGAGCAATCTTCAGAAACACCCGGGCAAATATCGGCGGATTCCCATCCCGTACGGTAATGGTCAAGCCTCTTCAGGCGAATAAATCTGTAAAAGAAAGGGTGATCAGGGAATATAAATTCGATAGTGAGCCAGTGCCATCAGACACAAAGATCTCACTTAGTGCAGATCCAAGAATCGACTATATCGTTTCGATTCTAAAAGAGTTTAAAGATCAGAAAATGGTACTTATCTGTACCACAAAAGAGAAAGCTGTTGCCATTGATGCTGCATTGAAAAAGAAAATCTCTGTAGACACTGCTCTTTTTCATGAGGATATGACTCTTATCCAAAGAGACAGAAATGCTGCATGGTTTTCTGAAGAGGATGGAGCAAGGTTACTATTGTGTTCTGAGATTGGCAGCGAAGGACGTAACTTTCAGTTTGCACACCACCTGATACTGTTTGATCTACCGCATAATCCATCGCTTTTAGAGCAGAGAATAGGCCGTTTAGATCGTATCGGTCAAAAGGGGCCAATCATAATTCACCTGCCGGTTATAATTGATACACCATACAGTGTACTTGCCAGGTGGTATAATGAAGGGCTTGAACTGCTTGAAACTTCTTTTGCCGGGTCTTTTGAAGTTTATGAACGAGTACGGGAAGAGCTTCGAGAAGTTATTGCTGCGGTTATAAAAGGGAGTGAAAAAGAGGAACTGTTGGAAAAACTTATCGCTCATACCTTTAGAGTAAAAACTGAGATTGCTGAGCGACTTCAGTCCAGCAGAGACCGGTTACTTGAGCAGCATTCTTTCAGACCACTTAAGGCAAAAAAACTTATTGATCTGATCAGGAAAACCGAGA
The nucleotide sequence above comes from Chitinispirillales bacterium ANBcel5. Encoded proteins:
- a CDS encoding ferredoxin, yielding MRVYVDIDSCEGCGMCVSLCEEVFCLAPDGRAGSKMFNVPQDSEGDCFLAVQFCPRHCIRIRDIRKSKGNGIQNFEL
- the rapA gene encoding RNA polymerase-associated protein RapA; the encoded protein is MARKRGFNSSGDEFSPESYGREEMLYSAGRRDTAQFKVGQRWVSEMEPELGLGKITSTQSRFVEISFHGGADKRRYSKENAPLLRVQFGPNSHIELKNGKKLLVLKTEEKDQELFYTTKEGVVAESELSDSMRAAGPLDRLMAGEFDPLSAFTLRYDAQKLKSVIENSNALGFTGPRIQLIPHQLYIAQQVAARYKRRVLLADEVGLGKTIEACLILHRLILTAKVNRVLITVPNALVHLWFVELLRKFNLTFKIFDEQYLNGIEDKECNPFLTEQFVLCTTDLLVKNTIAAQQALNAKWDLLVVDEVHHAREGSDFFRLLEKLTLTVSDVLFLSATPEHYGNREHFARLQLLDSARYGEYDTFLKEMKFHSQIAAVTGKILDGNELTEEEVEFLTTLSASHKTISAEEIRTASSAKETTRDEMVATLLDLFGVGRAIFRNTRANIGGFPSRTVMVKPLQANKSVKERVIREYKFDSEPVPSDTKISLSADPRIDYIVSILKEFKDQKMVLICTTKEKAVAIDAALKKKISVDTALFHEDMTLIQRDRNAAWFSEEDGARLLLCSEIGSEGRNFQFAHHLILFDLPHNPSLLEQRIGRLDRIGQKGPIIIHLPVIIDTPYSVLARWYNEGLELLETSFAGSFEVYERVREELREVIAAVIKGSEKEELLEKLIAHTFRVKTEIAERLQSSRDRLLEQHSFRPLKAKKLIDLIRKTEKSKELERVVMSLLKEQGIFAEQTGNRTYKLWADAFGEKELPGIRESRPVITFDRSTALHREDFEFITMDHPSVRGLFDLYLGSASGNCTLVQVKGKKQKLILETVFVIECNAPLSLNTSRFLPPEPVRIAVDQSMNDCTDEINALLSEDKLVQLKTHPILSNEHLKMLFPEMVRSAEEVAFDISSNRIKRARQEISKSLGNEIDRFNYLRDLNESVSEQELEAVRKEKDELIEAVDGAVLRLDALRLIILHQG